In Kitasatospora gansuensis, a genomic segment contains:
- a CDS encoding pseudouridine synthase, protein MRSSGNGRNSSGGGGSQGRGGQGGGRGGDSRGGSSYGGGRSGGASGGGRSGGGSFGGGGGGGRGGDSRGGSSYGGSRDGRGGGGGSFGGGRGGDSRGGDSRGGSSYGGGRSGGSSYGGASNSGGRRDDRRDDRQYPDRPLRPEERKYDRPEFGGGPHAYPNRGSAARKPSPAPRPRREGQGAPGDPRRQPQRTRELQGKIEDAVLARHEQGQGVQGGNAEGERLQKVLARAGMGSRRACEELIEQGRVMVNGQLVTEQGKRVQPETDEIKVDGLTVATQSFLFFALNKPAGVVSTMEDPDGRQCLGDYVTNRETRLFHVGRLDTETEGIILLTNHGELAHRLTHPRYGVTKTYLAAIQGPIPRDLGKTLAKGIELEDGYARADSFKVVSNVGKNYLVEVTLHEGRKHIVRRMLAEAGYPVEKLVRTHFGPIALGDQKSGWLRRLTNPEVGQLMNEVGL, encoded by the coding sequence ATGCGTAGCAGTGGCAACGGCAGGAACAGCAGCGGCGGTGGCGGGAGCCAGGGCCGTGGCGGACAGGGCGGGGGCCGGGGCGGCGACTCCCGCGGCGGTTCGTCGTACGGCGGCGGCCGGAGCGGCGGCGCCTCCGGTGGCGGTCGCAGCGGCGGCGGCTCCTTCGGCGGCGGCGGGGGCGGTGGCCGTGGTGGCGACTCCCGCGGCGGTTCGTCCTACGGCGGGAGCCGGGACGGGCGTGGCGGCGGTGGCGGCTCCTTCGGCGGTGGCCGCGGTGGCGACTCGCGCGGTGGTGACTCCCGCGGCGGTTCGTCGTACGGCGGCGGCCGCAGTGGCGGCAGCTCGTACGGTGGCGCCTCGAACAGTGGCGGCCGTCGGGACGACCGTCGCGACGATCGGCAGTACCCGGACCGTCCGCTCCGCCCGGAGGAGCGCAAGTACGACCGCCCCGAGTTCGGTGGCGGCCCGCACGCGTACCCGAACCGTGGCAGCGCCGCCCGCAAGCCCAGCCCGGCTCCCCGGCCGCGGCGTGAGGGCCAGGGTGCCCCGGGCGACCCGCGGCGTCAGCCGCAGCGGACCCGCGAGCTCCAGGGCAAGATCGAGGACGCGGTGCTGGCCCGGCACGAGCAGGGCCAGGGCGTACAGGGCGGCAACGCCGAGGGCGAGCGCCTGCAGAAGGTGCTGGCGCGGGCGGGCATGGGCAGCCGGCGGGCCTGCGAGGAGCTGATCGAGCAGGGCCGGGTGATGGTCAACGGCCAGCTGGTCACCGAGCAGGGCAAGCGGGTCCAGCCGGAGACCGACGAGATCAAGGTGGACGGCCTGACCGTCGCCACCCAGTCGTTCCTGTTCTTCGCGCTGAACAAGCCGGCCGGCGTGGTCTCCACCATGGAGGACCCGGACGGCCGTCAGTGCCTGGGCGACTACGTGACCAACCGGGAGACCCGGCTGTTCCACGTGGGCCGCCTGGACACCGAGACCGAGGGCATCATCCTGCTCACCAACCACGGTGAGCTGGCCCACCGCCTGACCCACCCCCGGTACGGCGTCACCAAGACGTACCTGGCCGCCATCCAGGGCCCGATCCCGCGGGACCTGGGCAAGACGCTGGCCAAGGGCATCGAGCTGGAGGACGGCTACGCCCGCGCCGACAGCTTCAAGGTGGTCTCCAACGTCGGCAAGAACTACCTGGTCGAGGTCACCCTGCACGAGGGCCGCAAGCACATCGTGCGGCGGATGCTCGCCGAGGCGGGCTACCCGGTCGAGAAGCTGGTCCGGACCCACTTCGGTCCGATCGCGCTGGGCGACCAGAAGTCGGGCTGGCTGCGCCGCCTGACCAACCCCGAGGTCGGTCAGCTGATGAACGAGGTCGGTCTCTAG
- the scpB gene encoding SMC-Scp complex subunit ScpB, protein MTEEPSRPARRSLGVPGQSRAGEWQESVYGAVQDGQEWVEPDAEVTEAVVGPPAVPLRAELEAILLLVDEPATERHLASVLDRPVAEVAGTLRELAAEYTAQGRGFDLRFVAGGWRFYTRADCAAAVERYVLDGQQARLTQAALETLAVVAYRQPVSRSRVSAVRGVNCDGVMRTLVQRGLVEETGSEPETGAILYRTTNYFLERMGLRGLEELPELAPFLPEVDDVEAESLEGTMIAEAVAAARADGREVQ, encoded by the coding sequence ATGACCGAGGAGCCGTCACGGCCCGCCAGGCGCTCGCTGGGCGTCCCGGGGCAGTCCCGGGCCGGGGAGTGGCAGGAGTCCGTCTACGGGGCGGTGCAGGACGGCCAGGAGTGGGTGGAGCCGGACGCCGAGGTGACCGAGGCGGTCGTCGGGCCTCCGGCGGTGCCGCTGCGGGCCGAGTTGGAGGCAATTCTGCTGCTGGTCGACGAACCGGCCACCGAGCGGCACTTGGCCTCGGTGCTGGACCGCCCGGTCGCCGAGGTGGCCGGGACGCTGCGCGAGCTGGCCGCCGAGTACACCGCCCAGGGCAGGGGCTTCGACCTGCGGTTCGTTGCCGGGGGCTGGCGGTTCTACACCCGGGCCGACTGTGCGGCGGCCGTCGAACGGTACGTCCTGGACGGCCAGCAGGCCCGGCTCACCCAGGCCGCGCTGGAGACGCTGGCGGTCGTCGCGTACCGGCAACCGGTGTCGCGCAGCCGGGTCTCGGCGGTCCGTGGTGTGAACTGTGACGGCGTGATGCGTACCCTGGTACAGCGAGGACTGGTGGAAGAGACCGGCTCCGAGCCGGAAACAGGTGCAATCCTGTATCGGACGACGAACTACTTCCTGGAACGGATGGGGTTGCGCGGCCTGGAGGAACTCCCGGAGCTGGCGCCCTTCCTGCCCGAGGTCGACGACGTGGAAGCGGAGTCCCTCGAAGGCACGATGATCGCGGAGGCGGTCGCCGCCGCACGTGCGGACGGCAGGGAAGTGCAGTGA
- a CDS encoding segregation and condensation protein A — protein sequence MAEHTAFQVRLENFEGPFDLLLGLIAKHKLEITELSLSTITDEFMAHIRAMGLDWDLDVATDFLVVAATLLDLKAARLLPAAEVEDEEDLALLEARDLLFARLLQYRAYKQVAAVLADRWAAESRQRPRTVGLEPQHAELLPEVVISIGLEGFARLAAKAMTPKPRPVVYVDHIHAPPVSVREQAALVVELLRALGEADFRRLVADAGDDTLVVVARFLALLELYRERVLDFDQPEALGALTVRWVAEADRLVEVTDEFDRPPEPIEKEPS from the coding sequence ATGGCTGAGCACACCGCCTTCCAGGTGCGGCTGGAGAACTTCGAGGGGCCGTTCGACCTGCTGCTGGGGCTGATCGCCAAGCACAAGCTGGAGATCACCGAGCTGTCGCTGTCGACGATCACCGACGAGTTCATGGCGCACATCCGGGCGATGGGCCTGGACTGGGACCTGGACGTGGCGACCGACTTCCTGGTGGTGGCCGCCACCCTGCTCGACCTGAAGGCGGCCCGGCTGCTGCCCGCCGCCGAGGTGGAGGACGAGGAGGACCTCGCCCTGCTGGAGGCCCGTGACCTGCTGTTCGCCCGGCTGTTGCAGTACCGGGCGTACAAGCAGGTGGCCGCCGTGCTGGCGGACCGCTGGGCGGCCGAGTCGCGGCAGCGGCCGCGGACCGTCGGCCTGGAGCCGCAGCACGCCGAGCTGCTGCCCGAGGTGGTGATCAGCATCGGGCTGGAGGGCTTCGCCAGGCTGGCGGCGAAGGCGATGACGCCCAAGCCCAGGCCGGTGGTCTACGTCGACCACATCCACGCCCCGCCGGTCAGCGTCCGGGAGCAGGCGGCCCTGGTGGTGGAGCTGCTCCGGGCCCTGGGCGAGGCCGACTTCCGTCGGCTGGTGGCCGATGCCGGGGACGACACCCTGGTGGTGGTGGCCCGGTTCCTGGCGCTGTTGGAGCTGTACCGGGAGCGGGTGCTGGACTTCGACCAGCCCGAGGCGCTGGGTGCGCTGACCGTCCGCTGGGTGGCCGAGGCCGACCGGCTGGTCGAGGTCACCGACGAGTTCGACCGCCCGCCGGAGCCGATCGAGAAGGAGCCGTCATGA
- a CDS encoding ParA family protein — protein sequence MAEHSVAVRTFEARQNTAPATTADEADLPSHGLAYGDFAYGSYDDPDAEYEPDPEYAATLAPDAARQRRERVGPTGRPLPYFPIPAPLAEHGPAQIIAMCNQKGGVGKTTSTINLGAALAEYGRRVLLVDFDPQGALSVGLGVNPMELDVTVYNLLMERGLTADEVLLKTAVPGMDLLPSNIDLSAAEVQLVSEVARESALARALKPLLPDYDFVIIDCQPSLGLLTVNALTAAHSVIVPLECEFFALRGVALLTETIEKVCERLNPDLRLDGILATMYDSRTVHSREVLARVVEAFGEHVFHTVIGRTVRFPETTVAGEPITTYATNSVGAAAYRQLAREVLDRCRPAE from the coding sequence CTGGCGGAGCACTCGGTCGCGGTCCGTACCTTCGAGGCACGTCAGAACACCGCGCCTGCCACCACCGCCGACGAGGCTGACCTGCCGTCACACGGCCTGGCCTACGGCGATTTCGCGTACGGCTCCTACGACGACCCGGACGCCGAGTACGAACCAGACCCGGAGTACGCCGCGACCCTGGCCCCCGACGCAGCCCGCCAGCGCCGCGAGCGCGTTGGACCGACTGGTCGCCCGCTGCCCTATTTCCCGATCCCCGCGCCGCTGGCCGAGCACGGCCCCGCGCAGATCATCGCGATGTGCAACCAGAAGGGCGGCGTGGGCAAGACCACGTCGACCATCAACCTGGGCGCCGCGCTGGCCGAGTACGGCCGCCGGGTCCTGCTGGTCGACTTCGACCCGCAGGGCGCGCTCTCGGTCGGTCTCGGGGTCAACCCGATGGAACTCGACGTCACGGTCTACAACCTGCTGATGGAGCGGGGTCTGACGGCCGATGAGGTGCTGCTGAAGACCGCCGTGCCCGGCATGGACCTGCTGCCCTCGAACATCGACCTGTCGGCCGCCGAGGTCCAGCTGGTCAGCGAGGTGGCCCGCGAGTCGGCGCTGGCACGGGCGTTGAAGCCGCTGCTGCCGGACTACGACTTCGTCATCATCGACTGCCAGCCCTCGCTCGGCCTGCTCACCGTCAACGCCCTGACGGCGGCTCACAGCGTCATCGTCCCGCTGGAGTGCGAGTTCTTCGCACTGCGCGGGGTCGCGCTGCTCACCGAGACCATCGAGAAGGTCTGCGAGCGGCTCAACCCCGACCTGCGGCTCGACGGCATCCTGGCCACCATGTACGACTCGCGCACCGTGCACAGCCGCGAGGTGCTGGCCCGGGTGGTCGAGGCGTTCGGCGAGCACGTCTTCCACACCGTGATCGGACGGACCGTCAGGTTCCCCGAGACCACCGTGGCGGGCGAGCCGATCACCACGTACGCAACCAACTCGGTCGGCGCCGCCGCCTACCGCCAGCTCGCCAGGGAGGTGCTCGACCGGTGCCGCCCCGCCGAGTGA
- the ald gene encoding alanine dehydrogenase has translation MKVGIPREVKNHEYRVAITPAGVHELVRNGHEVVIEDNAGLGSSIPNEEYVAAGATILPTADEVWAAADLLLKVKEPIAQEYHRLRKGQTLFTYLHLAADKAGTDALVASGTTAIAYETVQLANGALPLLAPMSEVAGRLAPQVGSYHLMRPAGGRGTLPGGVPGTHAAKCVVIGGGVSGWHAATIAIGMGYEVTLLDRDINKLREADKIFGTKIKAIMSNAYELESAVLEADLVIGAVLIPGAKAPKLVTNELVSRMKPGSVLVDIAIDQGGCFEDSRATTHAEPTFPVHNSVFYCVANMPGAVPNTSTYALTNATLPYVVELANRGWKDALRRDAALAKGLNVHEGQITYAAVAEAFGLPSVSLESVLA, from the coding sequence GTGAAGGTCGGCATCCCCCGCGAGGTCAAGAACCACGAGTACCGCGTGGCCATCACGCCCGCCGGCGTGCATGAGCTGGTCCGTAACGGACACGAGGTCGTCATCGAGGACAACGCCGGTCTCGGCTCCTCGATCCCCAACGAGGAGTACGTGGCCGCCGGTGCCACCATCCTCCCCACGGCCGACGAGGTGTGGGCCGCCGCCGACCTGCTGCTGAAGGTCAAGGAGCCGATCGCGCAGGAGTACCACCGCCTGCGCAAGGGCCAGACCCTCTTCACCTACCTGCACCTGGCCGCCGACAAGGCCGGCACCGACGCGCTGGTCGCCTCCGGCACCACCGCGATCGCGTACGAGACCGTGCAGCTCGCCAACGGCGCCCTGCCGCTGCTCGCCCCGATGTCCGAGGTCGCGGGCCGGCTGGCCCCGCAGGTCGGCTCGTACCACCTGATGCGTCCGGCCGGCGGCCGTGGCACCCTGCCGGGCGGCGTGCCCGGCACCCACGCGGCCAAGTGCGTGGTCATCGGCGGTGGCGTCTCCGGCTGGCACGCCGCCACCATCGCGATCGGCATGGGCTACGAGGTGACCCTGCTGGACCGCGACATCAACAAGCTGCGTGAGGCCGACAAGATCTTCGGCACGAAGATCAAGGCCATCATGTCCAACGCCTACGAGCTCGAGAGCGCCGTGCTCGAGGCCGACCTGGTGATCGGCGCCGTGCTGATCCCGGGCGCCAAGGCCCCGAAGCTGGTCACCAACGAGCTGGTCTCCCGGATGAAGCCGGGCTCCGTGCTCGTCGACATCGCGATCGACCAGGGCGGCTGCTTCGAGGACTCCCGCGCCACCACGCACGCCGAGCCGACCTTCCCGGTCCACAACTCGGTCTTCTACTGCGTGGCCAACATGCCGGGCGCCGTCCCGAACACCTCCACCTACGCGCTGACCAACGCGACGCTGCCGTACGTCGTCGAGCTGGCCAACCGGGGCTGGAAGGACGCGCTGCGCCGCGACGCCGCGCTGGCCAAGGGCCTGAACGTGCACGAGGGCCAGATCACCTACGCCGCCGTGGCCGAGGCCTTCGGCCTGCCGTCGGTGTCGCTGGAGAGCGTGCTCGCCTGA
- a CDS encoding tetratricopeptide repeat protein, with translation MARKTATMDVRPAPILGQLPDGPGLFVGRGAELAALAAARTRVVAGRCPLLVVAGRPGSGRTSLAVRFAVSVAEEYPDGVLFARLSAPDGTRVAPGTVARRLLEQLGEPAAGALPTGEEQGEDDPACAAVRAAVSGRRVLLVLDDARDSGQLWPLLATAPEALVVATTAGPLTGIEGIDPVILGGLSQSGSVELLSGLVGGTRISCDPVGAAGLAESCACRPTALRLMAGWLRAAPKAAVTDAARELSLAVEMRTPPEPARKKRKGRAQSADDQPAEDEPVPVPDGDPLGAAFTLLHRSLPAAEARMLRMLTLAPAQSADLRTASALVGCPAPEAATLLEKLTERELLDREGESADGTPRYRVPGRLYGRLVALREELDRPSELELARARLLERLVRLVESARALLDPAAGPGPDPLPGPLRLRTPAQARLWLTERRGELLGAVGDAIGQADLDGSAGRLVTALLRALPLTGQAAPADLYELHGLVLKVAERSGNRRRAAAALLNLGDLQAAAGRWEVAAERYRAALEHGREVDDEAACARALEGVAESRRALGDPVRAADWYGRALELRQGLGDHRAEARLLARTAEAHLAQRRFEEAEREYRAALAVVRRLGDERGQRAVAAALEHLRGLVEAERGRATSE, from the coding sequence GTGGCGAGGAAGACGGCGACGATGGACGTACGGCCCGCCCCGATTCTTGGTCAACTGCCCGACGGGCCGGGGTTGTTCGTGGGGCGGGGGGCCGAGCTCGCGGCGTTGGCGGCGGCTCGGACCAGGGTGGTGGCGGGCCGGTGCCCGCTGCTCGTGGTGGCGGGGCGGCCGGGGTCGGGGCGGACCTCACTGGCCGTCAGGTTCGCCGTCTCGGTGGCGGAGGAGTACCCGGACGGGGTGCTGTTCGCCCGGCTGTCCGCGCCGGACGGGACCAGGGTGGCGCCCGGGACGGTGGCGCGGCGGCTGTTGGAGCAGTTGGGGGAGCCCGCCGCGGGGGCGCTGCCGACGGGGGAGGAGCAGGGCGAGGACGATCCCGCCTGTGCGGCGGTGCGGGCGGCGGTGAGTGGCCGCCGGGTGCTGCTGGTGCTGGATGACGCCCGGGATTCGGGGCAGCTCTGGCCGTTGCTGGCGACGGCGCCGGAGGCGTTGGTGGTGGCCACCACGGCGGGGCCGTTGACCGGGATCGAGGGGATCGATCCGGTAATCCTGGGTGGGCTGTCGCAGTCGGGGTCGGTGGAGCTGCTGAGCGGGCTGGTCGGCGGGACCAGGATCAGCTGTGACCCGGTCGGCGCGGCCGGCCTGGCGGAGAGCTGCGCCTGCCGGCCCACCGCGCTGCGGCTGATGGCGGGCTGGCTGCGGGCCGCCCCCAAGGCGGCGGTGACGGATGCGGCCCGCGAACTGTCGCTGGCCGTCGAGATGCGGACGCCCCCGGAGCCGGCCCGGAAGAAGCGCAAGGGCCGGGCCCAGTCGGCCGACGACCAGCCGGCCGAGGACGAGCCGGTGCCGGTGCCCGACGGCGACCCGCTCGGGGCGGCGTTCACGCTGCTGCACCGGTCGCTGCCGGCGGCCGAGGCCCGGATGCTGCGGATGCTCACGCTGGCGCCCGCGCAGTCGGCCGATCTGCGCACCGCCTCGGCCCTGGTGGGCTGTCCGGCGCCGGAGGCCGCGACGCTGCTCGAGAAGCTGACGGAGCGTGAACTCCTGGACCGGGAAGGCGAGTCGGCGGACGGAACGCCCCGCTACCGGGTGCCCGGAAGGCTGTACGGGCGGCTGGTGGCGCTGCGTGAAGAGCTGGACCGGCCGTCCGAGCTGGAGCTGGCCCGGGCCCGGCTATTGGAGCGCTTGGTGCGGCTGGTGGAGTCGGCCAGGGCGCTGCTCGACCCGGCCGCCGGGCCGGGCCCCGACCCGCTGCCGGGGCCGCTGCGGCTGCGGACGCCGGCCCAGGCGCGGCTCTGGCTGACCGAGCGGCGCGGTGAGCTGCTGGGCGCGGTCGGGGACGCGATCGGGCAGGCGGATCTGGACGGTTCGGCCGGCCGGCTGGTGACCGCGTTGCTGCGGGCGCTGCCGCTGACCGGGCAGGCCGCCCCGGCGGATCTGTACGAGCTGCACGGTCTGGTGCTCAAGGTGGCGGAGCGGAGCGGGAACCGCCGCCGGGCCGCCGCCGCGCTGCTCAACCTGGGTGATCTGCAGGCGGCGGCGGGCCGCTGGGAGGTGGCCGCCGAGCGGTACCGGGCCGCCCTGGAGCACGGCCGGGAGGTGGACGACGAGGCGGCCTGCGCCCGGGCCCTGGAGGGCGTGGCGGAGAGCCGACGGGCGCTCGGCGACCCGGTGCGCGCCGCCGACTGGTACGGCCGGGCGCTGGAGCTGCGGCAGGGCCTGGGTGATCACCGGGCCGAGGCCAGGCTGTTGGCCCGGACGGCCGAGGCGCATCTGGCGCAGCGCCGGTTCGAGGAGGCCGAGCGCGAGTACCGCGCGGCGCTGGCGGTGGTGCGGCGACTGGGCGACGAGCGCGGGCAGCGGGCGGTCGCGGCGGCGCTGGAACACCTGCGGGGACTGGTCGAAGCCGAGCGGGGCCGGGCGACTTCGGAGTGA
- a CDS encoding NUDIX domain-containing protein, whose translation MTDGQRQIRDVAEEWPVRSSEQPFRGRVTGVRTDEVLMPDGSYARRDYQTHPGSVSVLALDEQQRVLILRQYRHPVRQRLWELPAGLLDVPGENPLHAAQRELFEEAHCKAGEWRVLVDFYTSPGGTDEALRLFLATDLSAADGERYEAHGEELEIETARVPLGELLRLVLAGELHNPTLITGTLALHAALTSPVGLEGLRAAESPWPARPFS comes from the coding sequence ATGACGGACGGTCAGCGGCAGATCCGGGACGTGGCCGAGGAGTGGCCCGTACGGTCCAGTGAGCAGCCCTTCCGGGGCCGGGTCACCGGGGTCCGTACGGACGAGGTGCTGATGCCCGACGGCAGCTACGCCCGGCGGGACTACCAGACGCACCCCGGGTCGGTCTCGGTGCTCGCGCTGGACGAGCAGCAGCGGGTGCTGATCCTCCGCCAGTACCGGCACCCGGTCCGGCAGCGGCTCTGGGAGCTCCCGGCCGGGCTGCTCGACGTGCCCGGGGAGAACCCGTTGCACGCGGCGCAGCGCGAGCTCTTCGAGGAGGCGCACTGCAAGGCCGGGGAGTGGCGGGTGCTGGTCGACTTCTACACCTCGCCCGGGGGGACGGACGAGGCGCTGCGGCTGTTCCTGGCGACCGATCTGTCGGCGGCGGACGGGGAGCGGTACGAGGCGCACGGGGAGGAGCTGGAGATCGAGACGGCGCGGGTGCCGCTGGGTGAGCTGCTCCGGCTGGTGCTGGCGGGGGAGCTGCACAATCCGACGCTGATCACGGGGACGCTGGCGCTGCACGCGGCGCTGACCTCGCCGGTGGGGCTGGAGGGGTTGCGGGCGGCGGAGTCGCCGTGGCCGGCGCGACCTTTCAGCTGA
- a CDS encoding CTP synthase: protein MAQPQSGKAANGRAVTTKHLFVTGGVASSLGKGLTASSLGALLKARGLRVTMQKLDPYLNVDPGTMNPFQHGEVFVTDDGAETDLDIGHYERFLDTNLHGSANVTTGQVYSTVIAKERRGEYLGDTVQVIPHITNEIKSRIRRMATEDVDVVITEVGGTVGDIESLPFLEAVRQVRHEVGRDNVFFVHVSLLPYIGPSGELKTKPTQHSVAALRNIGIQPDAIVLRADREVPQAIKRKISLMCDVDEEAVVAAIDAKSIYDIPKVLHSEGLDAYVVRRLDLAFRDVDWTVWDDLLRRVHEPQHIVKVALVGKYIDLPDAYLSVTEALRAGGFANNARVEIKWVTSDDCLTPEGAQEQLGDVDAICIPGGFGDRGVDGKVAAITYGRENKIPLLGLCLGLQCVVIEAARNLAGLPDANSTEFDAAAKYPVISTMAEQLAIVDGKGDLGGTMRLGLYPAKLAEGSIVREVYGGEQYVDERHRHRYEVNNAYRADLEKTGLQFSGLSPKGDLVEYVEYPREVHPYLVATQAHPELKSRPTRPHPLFAGLVAAAIKIKTDAE, encoded by the coding sequence TTGGCACAGCCCCAATCCGGCAAGGCAGCGAACGGCCGCGCCGTGACGACCAAGCACCTCTTCGTCACCGGGGGTGTCGCCTCCTCGCTCGGCAAGGGCCTCACCGCCTCAAGCCTCGGTGCCCTGCTCAAGGCGCGCGGCCTGCGTGTGACGATGCAGAAGCTCGACCCCTACCTCAACGTGGACCCGGGCACCATGAACCCGTTCCAGCACGGTGAGGTCTTCGTCACCGACGACGGGGCCGAGACCGACCTCGACATCGGTCACTACGAGCGCTTCCTCGACACCAACCTGCACGGCTCGGCGAACGTGACGACCGGCCAGGTGTACTCGACGGTGATCGCCAAGGAGCGCCGCGGCGAGTACCTGGGCGACACCGTCCAGGTCATCCCGCACATCACCAACGAGATCAAGTCCCGGATCCGCCGGATGGCGACCGAGGACGTCGACGTGGTGATCACCGAGGTCGGTGGCACCGTCGGCGACATCGAGTCGCTGCCGTTCCTGGAGGCGGTCCGCCAGGTCCGCCACGAGGTCGGCCGGGACAACGTCTTCTTCGTGCACGTCTCGCTGCTGCCGTACATCGGCCCCTCGGGCGAGCTGAAGACCAAGCCGACCCAGCACTCGGTCGCGGCCCTGCGCAACATCGGCATCCAGCCGGACGCCATCGTGCTGCGCGCCGACCGCGAGGTGCCGCAGGCCATCAAGCGCAAGATCTCGCTGATGTGCGACGTGGACGAGGAGGCCGTGGTCGCGGCCATCGACGCCAAGTCGATCTACGACATCCCGAAGGTGCTGCACTCCGAGGGCCTGGACGCGTACGTGGTCCGCCGGCTCGACCTGGCCTTCCGGGACGTCGACTGGACCGTCTGGGACGACCTGCTGCGCCGGGTGCACGAGCCCCAGCACATCGTGAAGGTGGCGCTGGTCGGCAAGTACATCGACCTCCCGGACGCCTACCTCTCGGTGACCGAGGCGCTGCGGGCGGGCGGGTTCGCCAACAACGCCCGGGTCGAGATCAAGTGGGTGACGAGCGACGACTGCCTGACCCCCGAGGGCGCGCAGGAGCAGCTCGGCGACGTGGACGCGATCTGCATCCCCGGTGGCTTCGGCGACCGCGGGGTGGACGGCAAGGTCGCGGCGATCACGTACGGCCGGGAGAACAAGATCCCGCTGCTGGGCCTCTGCCTGGGGCTGCAGTGCGTGGTCATCGAGGCCGCGCGCAACCTGGCCGGTCTGCCGGACGCCAACTCCACCGAGTTCGACGCGGCGGCCAAGTACCCGGTCATCTCGACCATGGCCGAGCAGCTGGCGATCGTGGACGGCAAGGGCGACCTGGGCGGCACCATGCGTCTCGGCCTCTACCCGGCCAAGCTGGCCGAGGGCTCGATCGTCCGTGAGGTGTACGGCGGCGAGCAGTACGTGGACGAGCGCCACCGTCACCGCTACGAGGTCAACAACGCGTACCGCGCGGACCTGGAGAAGACCGGCCTGCAGTTCTCCGGCCTCTCCCCGAAGGGTGACCTGGTCGAGTACGTCGAGTACCCGCGCGAGGTCCACCCCTACCTGGTCGCCACCCAGGCGCACCCGGAGCTGAAGTCCCGGCCGACCCGCCCGCACCCGCTGTTCGCGGGTCTGGTGGCGGCGGCCATCAAGATCAAGACCGACGCCGAGTAA